CAAGATATATTACTTCCTTTTCTACTTCCACTGGGTATTCTTCGACATATGTTTCAATCCAACGAGTATTGAAGGGAATTGTCGAGTTTGATATATCTTCACTGTCATCACTTTCAGGTCCTTTTACAGCTCAGCTTAGACTTGATTTTCACAAATTGAATATAAGCTCCAATATTCCTGTAACCGTTTCATTGTATGATATGACAGAAGCAACAGAAGATGGAACAATCTCAACCTTCGCTAAAGGTGCAAAAATCGCTGATATTTTAAATGTTACACCATATGGTAATCCCCCTTCAGGATTTTATTACTTCGATGTTACTTCAGAACTTGTGGCAGATTTAGCAAATATCGGCTCAAACACTTACAGTGGTTTTATTATTGATTATGATGTGCCAGATCCATCATTTCCAATGGACCATTTCTATGATGCACTTGGAGAAGTTGATTTTCAGAATTATGACGGCGGTGGAAGTGAAGGTCCA
This region of Candidatus Schekmanbacteria bacterium genomic DNA includes:
- a CDS encoding PEP-CTERM sorting domain-containing protein — encoded protein: MKKFLVISLVSMFAVVFALVNPAGAAIDLAPVAEGSAGTEFHQTFYYTSSGSSFSTTSSQPFVSSITGSPNHIIHTSVSSYVNSGPFIRAARYITSFSTSTGYSSTYVSIQRVLKGIVEFDISSLSSLSGPFTAQLRLDFHKLNISSNIPVTVSLYDMTEATEDGTISTFAKGAKIADILNVTPYGNPPSGFYYFDVTSELVADLANIGSNTYSGFIIDYDVPDPSFPMDHFYDALGEVDFQNYDGGGSEGPLLTINTAPIPEPTSLILLGSGLIGVYFIRRKLK